Within Nitrospirota bacterium, the genomic segment AGCCCGATCGTCGACCGGAGCCGTTCGTCGGGAAGGTCATTGTGCAAGGATTTCATAAGGTCCTCCCTACGTAGTAATTGCTCTGCCCGGAATTATACCAGGGACAGGGAGAGAGAGTACAGGAAGGGGGCTTCCTGTCTCTTTCATAACAATAGTGTGCGTCCCGTTATTCCAGCGGCAGCCCTTTCACGTTCCCCAGCACGCGCTTCCGCAGCTCGGCAGGGGGCGGCGCATCGATGAGCTGTCTGCCGTTGTCCATTGCCGGGATGAGCTCATCCCGGAACGCGCCGCCGCAAGGGCAGGGGAGCTCGCCCGTCTCGAAAGGAGTGATCTTCCGCATTCCGCAGGAGCTGCACGAGAGCACGCGCTTGCTGCCGGACCACTTGCCGCGCTTGGCGAGCGGCTGCCCCTCGACCTCCATGATGTCCATAGCGAAGTCGACCACCGGAGCGTCGCTGATCGAGGTGCCGATGCCGTACCCGTCGACGAGGGGGTTCAGGCCCGGCACATCCTCTTCTCTTATGCCGCCGCTGACGTAGAACTTGACCTGCCGGTAGCCCCGCAGGTCGAGCTCCCACCGCGCCTCCTCGAGAATGCGGTAGAAGTTGCCGCGCCGGGAGCCCGGCGTGTCGAAGCGCACGGCATAGAGCCTTTCTCCCAGCGCCTCGGCGATATTCAGGCACTCGAATTTCTCGTCCTGGAAGGTGTCGATGAGGGCCACGCGCCTGATGCCCGGCGCGAGGACTTCATCGTACGCCTTGACCGCATCCAGCGTCGAGCCGAAGCAGATGATCAGGGCATGCGGCATGGTACCCATCGGGTCCTCCCTGATGAGCTCCGCCGACTTCACCACCGAAACGCCGTCGCAGCCGCCGATATAGGCATTGCGCTCGATCATGGGGGCAAGGATCGGGTGCATGCGCCGCGCACCGAAACTGATGAGCAGGCGCTCGCCGGCCAGCTTCTTGAAGCGTGCAGCCTTCGTGGCGATCCCCGAGGCCTGGCAGATGAGGCCGAGGAGGGCGGTCTCGTAGACGCAGAAGTCCTGGTACCTGCCTTCTATCTCGATGACCGGCTCATAGGGATAGAAGACCGATCCTTCCTGCATGGCCCTGACTTTTACCGGGAGGTGCTTCAGCAGGAACAACGCCTCTTCGAGACCCGCCAGCACTGCCCAGGGCCACTGACCGGGAAGGCTCTTGGCGATGAACTCGGCCTTGACCCGCTTGTTTATTCCCTTTGCCCTGAGCACCGCCATGGTGCGCTCGAAGTAGACATCGGTTATTGCGCCGTCGATGATATCCTGGGGTCGCGCGGTATGGAACATATCTCCTCCCCGGTAGCATGAGGTATCGACAGACGAAGACGTATACAAAGCTTAGCGCAAAATCGGGAGGGGTGCAATATGAAGAGCGCCGGAAGACAAAAGCTTCGGGGAGGTATCAAGAAAGCTGATCGGTCAGGCCCGTGCTCTCTGACGCAGCACTTCGTAGGAGAGGATGCCGGCGGCTACCGAGACATTGAGGGAATTGACGACCCCGCGCATGGGCAGCTTTACGACCAGATCGCAGAGGTCCCGCACGGTGCGGCGCACTCCCTCACCTTCGGACCCTACCACCAATGCCAGGGGAACGGTCAGATCCACTTCCCAGAGGGTAACGGGCGCATCGGCCTCGGCGCCGATGAGGGTGATGTCGGCGCGCTTCATCTTTTCCATGGCATGCTTGATATTGACCGCTTCGACGAGCGGGATGTGCTCAAGGGCGCCTGCCGATGCCTTGGAGACCACGGGCGTAATCCCTGCGGACCTGCGGCTCTGGAACACCACGCCGTGCGCGCCGGCGGCATCGGCGACGCGCAGTATGGCGCCGAAGTTGCGGGGGTCCTCGATGCCGTCGAGAATAATAAAAAACGGCTGCTCACCTTTCTGCGCGGGGATTTCGAGCAGCTCTTCGACCGCGATAGTCTCTTTCCTGCCGACGAGCGCGGCGACTCCCTGATGCCCCTTCTGAAAGCGTGCATCGAAGAACTCCCTGGACTCGGTCTTGACCGGGATACCTTTCGCTTTCGCCGCATCGACGATGCCCGCGATATGTCCATGACGCTGGAGCTGCCCCTGCACATACACCGCATTGATCTTCCGCCCCGATCTGATAGACTCGGTAACGGGATTGATGCCGTAGATCCATTCGCCTTTCGTGTCCCTGTCTCTCATCGAGTTCCCGAAGTAAAAAAGGTGTATACGAATGAGCTAATTGTACCATGAGCGATGAAATAACTCACTCCACAACCGGTCGGAAGCACTGGTGCGGGAGTATTCGGTTTGAACAACGACCTGAGTGGATTACCGGCGACCGCGAAGGAGCCGGAATGATGGTTGACAAGACAGGCATGGCTCCTTACAATAAAAGTAAGGAAAAATTTTCCTTACCTGGAGGTTTTTATGATCGTTGCCAAGGTGACATCCAAGGGGCAGATAACCATACCGAAAAGGGTTCGGGAGAAGCTGGGAGTGCACCCCGGAGAGGACGTCGGATTTGAAGAAAAAGACGGGGTGGTGGTTATAAAAAAGGCCGTAACAAAGTCTCCCTTCGATAAATGGGTAGGGAAGCTCCGTCACCGGAAAGGGCAGAAGACCGATGACCTTGTGAAGGGTTTGAGGGGTGAATGATCTCGGCAGTTGATACCAACGTCCTGCTCGATATCCTGATTCCTGACGAGCAGCACGCGGTACCGTCGAAAAGGGTGCTCGAGACATACCTGGAAAAAGGGCGCCTCGTGATCTCGGAAGTGGTATACGCGGAACTCGCCGCGCAGTTTTTATCAGAAAAAGAGCTTAGACATTTCCTGTCGGATACCGGCATTAACCTTGTTTGCTCAACCGAAAAGTCACTTTTCATGGCAGGCGTACGCTGGGTGGAATACTCCAGAAGCAGGGGACGATCCATACATTGTTCCCGATGCGGGAAACAGGTCAGGCCCTCATGCCAGCACTGCGGCGCTCCGATTTCGATGCGCCAAAGAGTACTCAGCGATTTCATTATCGGCGCCCACGCGCTTGCGCATGCGGACATACTGCTCTCAAGGGACAGAGGAATATACAAAGCCCATTTTCAGGACTTAAAAGTCATAGGTGCAGACACGACCCTCTGATTCCGGCATAGGCCTCTTGTATTACCGGAACATGCCTAGAAGAGTTGCAGATTCACGAGATCAAGGCTGCTACTCGCGGCCGGGGGTCAGGTCTTGAATCTTGAAAACAGCAAGAGGGATAGAATTCAAGATTCAAGACCTGACCCTCTTCCTTGTTCCCGGCAGCCCTCAAACATCGGATTATAGTATCCCCTGAAAGAGTCTTTAAACAATCCTCACCTTCCAGCCCGTGCCGTCTTTCCTGTCTTCGAGGAGCACGCCCTTTTCTTCGAGCTCTTTTCTGATCGCGTCCGCGAGC encodes:
- a CDS encoding nicotinate phosphoribosyltransferase; its protein translation is MFHTARPQDIIDGAITDVYFERTMAVLRAKGINKRVKAEFIAKSLPGQWPWAVLAGLEEALFLLKHLPVKVRAMQEGSVFYPYEPVIEIEGRYQDFCVYETALLGLICQASGIATKAARFKKLAGERLLISFGARRMHPILAPMIERNAYIGGCDGVSVVKSAELIREDPMGTMPHALIICFGSTLDAVKAYDEVLAPGIRRVALIDTFQDEKFECLNIAEALGERLYAVRFDTPGSRRGNFYRILEEARWELDLRGYRQVKFYVSGGIREEDVPGLNPLVDGYGIGTSISDAPVVDFAMDIMEVEGQPLAKRGKWSGSKRVLSCSSCGMRKITPFETGELPCPCGGAFRDELIPAMDNGRQLIDAPPPAELRKRVLGNVKGLPLE
- the rlmB gene encoding 23S rRNA (guanosine(2251)-2'-O)-methyltransferase RlmB gives rise to the protein MRDRDTKGEWIYGINPVTESIRSGRKINAVYVQGQLQRHGHIAGIVDAAKAKGIPVKTESREFFDARFQKGHQGVAALVGRKETIAVEELLEIPAQKGEQPFFIILDGIEDPRNFGAILRVADAAGAHGVVFQSRRSAGITPVVSKASAGALEHIPLVEAVNIKHAMEKMKRADITLIGAEADAPVTLWEVDLTVPLALVVGSEGEGVRRTVRDLCDLVVKLPMRGVVNSLNVSVAAGILSYEVLRQRARA
- a CDS encoding AbrB/MazE/SpoVT family DNA-binding domain-containing protein, encoding MIVAKVTSKGQITIPKRVREKLGVHPGEDVGFEEKDGVVVIKKAVTKSPFDKWVGKLRHRKGQKTDDLVKGLRGE
- a CDS encoding type II toxin-antitoxin system VapC family toxin, coding for MISAVDTNVLLDILIPDEQHAVPSKRVLETYLEKGRLVISEVVYAELAAQFLSEKELRHFLSDTGINLVCSTEKSLFMAGVRWVEYSRSRGRSIHCSRCGKQVRPSCQHCGAPISMRQRVLSDFIIGAHALAHADILLSRDRGIYKAHFQDLKVIGADTTL